One Victivallis lenta DNA segment encodes these proteins:
- a CDS encoding Gfo/Idh/MocA family protein, protein METQKIGIIGTGGRGEHARRAHQPENGWIVAMGADTGEEARRKFQEAFPDAAVTGDYRELLNNPEISVVFIMTPDFLHEEMAVAALEAGKAVYLEKPLAITLEGCDRILETAMRTGSKLFVGHNMRYFPVVLKMKEIIDSGLIGDVQCGWCRHFINYGGDAYFRDWHSEQKNTNGLLLQKGAHDIDVMHWLMGSRTRRVVGMGMLSVYDRCSRRSPDEPEAANWSDDRYPPLEQGGFSPVIDVEDHNMVLMQLENGAQAVYAQCHYAPDAERNYTFIGTRGRVENIGDSDDCEVHVWTRRGPRSTPDIVYHLKPASGSHGGSDPLIIDNFLAFVRHGAPTNASPLAARDAVAAGVLGHQSMRNGNMPQEVPPLAPELEAYFRNGQVK, encoded by the coding sequence ATGGAAACGCAAAAAATCGGAATCATCGGAACCGGCGGCCGCGGCGAACACGCGCGCCGCGCCCATCAGCCGGAAAACGGCTGGATCGTCGCCATGGGGGCCGACACGGGAGAAGAGGCGCGCCGGAAGTTTCAGGAGGCGTTTCCGGACGCCGCCGTGACCGGCGACTACCGGGAACTCCTGAACAATCCGGAAATCAGCGTGGTCTTCATCATGACGCCGGATTTCCTGCACGAGGAGATGGCGGTCGCCGCGCTCGAAGCGGGCAAGGCCGTCTACCTCGAAAAGCCGCTGGCGATCACGCTCGAGGGGTGCGACCGCATTCTCGAAACCGCAATGCGGACCGGCTCGAAGCTTTTCGTGGGCCACAACATGCGTTATTTTCCGGTGGTCCTGAAGATGAAGGAGATCATCGACTCCGGGCTGATCGGCGACGTTCAGTGCGGCTGGTGCCGCCACTTCATCAATTACGGCGGCGACGCCTACTTCCGCGACTGGCACTCCGAACAGAAGAATACGAACGGGCTGCTGCTGCAGAAGGGGGCGCACGACATCGACGTCATGCACTGGCTCATGGGGTCGCGCACGCGCCGCGTGGTCGGCATGGGAATGCTCTCGGTCTACGACCGCTGCAGCCGCAGGTCGCCGGACGAACCGGAGGCGGCAAACTGGTCCGACGACCGTTACCCGCCGCTCGAACAGGGCGGCTTCTCGCCGGTCATCGACGTCGAAGATCACAACATGGTCCTGATGCAGCTCGAAAACGGCGCGCAGGCAGTCTACGCGCAGTGCCACTATGCTCCGGATGCGGAGCGCAACTACACCTTCATCGGCACCCGGGGACGGGTGGAGAACATCGGCGACAGCGATGACTGCGAGGTGCATGTCTGGACGCGCCGCGGACCGCGTTCCACGCCGGATATCGTCTACCACCTGAAGCCGGCCTCCGGCTCGCACGGAGGTTCGGACCCGCTCATCATCGACAACTTTCTCGCTTTCGTGCGCCACGGGGCACCGACCAATGCGTCGCCGCTGGCGGCCCGCGACGCGGTCGCCGCGGGAGTGCTCGGCCACCAATCGATGCGGAACGGCAATATGCCGCAGGAGGTGCCGCCGCTCGCGCCGGAGCTCGAAGCCTACTTCCGCAACGGCCAGGTGAAATAG
- a CDS encoding glycoside hydrolase family 5 protein encodes MRNILKLLCLMLAAGCSAAVSAAGIAAWDRPLRGVMVSERIGEEDIAVLNDWNVNLVRWQLRWQDFPKSPADTADAAAYDRWLGEALAHFDTRLPLLRKYGIRVVLDLHTPPGGRIHPGAACRMFTEAAFQKQFIETWKRIAARYRGNPDIIGYDLMNEPVVPAVPGEGCRPWRELASDAVRAIRNIDPEMPVVFENQQWAIPNTLTNFRPLPFRDVIYSIHFYYPYEVAFQGLNGSPAGIEYPGTINGEMWDRARLEKELLPVIDLQKKHDVRIFIGEFSCIRWAPEGTGRRLLADMISIFEERKWAWTYHAFREWSGWSVEHSRNPAEQERALCPTDREQLLREAFSQNRK; translated from the coding sequence ATGAGGAATATATTGAAACTGTTGTGCCTTATGCTTGCTGCCGGCTGTTCCGCTGCCGTCTCCGCCGCCGGAATCGCGGCGTGGGACCGCCCGCTGCGCGGCGTCATGGTCTCCGAGCGGATCGGAGAAGAGGATATCGCCGTGCTGAACGACTGGAATGTGAATCTCGTCCGCTGGCAGCTGCGCTGGCAGGATTTCCCGAAGAGTCCGGCCGACACCGCCGACGCGGCGGCCTATGACCGCTGGCTCGGGGAGGCGCTTGCCCACTTCGACACCCGGCTGCCGCTGTTGCGGAAGTACGGGATCAGGGTGGTGCTCGATCTGCATACGCCGCCGGGTGGACGCATCCACCCAGGCGCGGCCTGCCGGATGTTCACCGAAGCGGCCTTTCAGAAACAGTTCATCGAAACCTGGAAACGGATCGCGGCGCGTTACCGCGGCAATCCGGACATCATCGGTTACGATCTGATGAACGAACCGGTGGTTCCCGCCGTGCCGGGGGAGGGGTGCAGGCCGTGGCGGGAGCTGGCGTCCGATGCAGTCCGGGCGATTCGGAACATCGATCCGGAGATGCCGGTCGTGTTCGAGAACCAGCAGTGGGCGATCCCGAATACGCTGACGAATTTCAGGCCGCTGCCGTTCCGTGATGTGATTTACAGCATCCACTTCTACTATCCGTACGAGGTTGCGTTTCAGGGGTTGAACGGCAGTCCGGCCGGAATCGAATATCCGGGGACGATCAACGGGGAAATGTGGGATCGGGCACGGCTGGAGAAAGAACTTCTGCCGGTGATCGATCTGCAGAAGAAGCATGACGTTCGGATTTTTATCGGCGAGTTCAGCTGTATCCGCTGGGCGCCGGAGGGGACGGGCCGCCGGTTGCTGGCGGATATGATCTCGATTTTCGAGGAGCGGAAATGGGCGTGGACCTATCATGCGTTCCGGGAATGGAGCGGCTGGAGCGTCGAACACTCGCGCAACCCCGCTGAACAGGAGCGGGCGCTCTGTCCGACCGACCGCGAACAGCTTTTGCGGGAAGCGTTCAGCCAAAACCGGAAATGA
- a CDS encoding type II secretion system protein produces the protein MNSRRFTLIELLIVIAIVAILASMLLPALGKARSSARKTQCTGNLKMYASADLLYAGSFDDYMTPINYGGSDRSYWFNNEAWLTMLGQPPVWSGDRHDMPAGLLCPAKPVPLSNSKWTGNWYAKNHYYPGSDYWGSLYANFSTSKLTKLRSASCKINTMDSGNSEGVVRCDRSEFKLCFPWTEEGQWRAASYRHDARINLSFWDGHVETFSPAKLFGDGWGWNTFNLYWVMDK, from the coding sequence ATGAATTCGCGCCGCTTCACCCTGATCGAACTTCTCATTGTGATCGCAATCGTTGCGATTCTGGCCTCAATGCTGCTGCCGGCGCTCGGCAAGGCGCGCAGCTCGGCCAGGAAAACTCAGTGTACCGGGAATCTGAAAATGTACGCTTCGGCCGATCTGCTTTATGCCGGGAGTTTCGACGACTACATGACGCCGATCAACTACGGCGGCTCGGACCGCTCGTATTGGTTCAACAACGAAGCGTGGCTCACGATGCTCGGGCAGCCGCCGGTCTGGAGCGGTGATCGTCACGACATGCCGGCCGGACTGCTCTGCCCGGCAAAGCCGGTCCCTCTGAGCAACAGCAAATGGACCGGCAACTGGTACGCCAAGAATCATTATTACCCCGGCAGCGATTACTGGGGGAGCCTCTATGCGAACTTCTCGACCTCGAAGCTCACAAAACTTCGCAGTGCATCGTGCAAGATCAATACGATGGACAGCGGCAATTCCGAGGGCGTCGTGCGGTGCGACCGTTCCGAGTTCAAGCTCTGCTTTCCGTGGACGGAAGAGGGGCAGTGGCGCGCCGCTTCTTACCGGCACGATGCCAGGATCAATCTGTCGTTCTGGGACGGGCATGTCGAAACCTTCTCCCCCGCGAAGCTGTTCGGTGACGGCTGGGGCTGGAATACCTTCAATTTGTATTGGGTCATGGATAAATAA
- a CDS encoding LacI family DNA-binding transcriptional regulator — protein sequence MVLSHATIREVAERANVSISTVSRILNGKSGHRASTVESVRRIASEIDREEAQSAASLQAPESIGIVMAAFSDFLNTSYNSTLISAILEALTVEGFTTQFITRCYSQMNAVFFRNVVRSYRLKGLLIPEFDISYAVSRELASFGIPVVSIGNRNGAEMRCNICVDDFSAGCDAATYLWSLGHRSFGFIGMSQLDIGQRQRLTGFRETIRELGGRPEDIWIREFRHIGDSTTLAALELSRMPERPTALFSTNSLMTQKLISDLHRLGIDTPEDISIISFEENGELEFLNTPVTVIAQPTRQMGKAAVNALVRLLHGYPVEARHRLDYALVIRESTRSCKPHNLNTEEKK from the coding sequence ATGGTTCTTTCCCATGCCACAATCCGCGAAGTGGCCGAACGGGCGAATGTCAGTATTTCGACCGTGTCGCGGATCCTGAACGGGAAGAGCGGCCACCGTGCTTCGACCGTCGAATCGGTGCGCCGCATCGCTTCGGAGATCGACCGGGAGGAGGCGCAAAGCGCCGCATCGCTGCAGGCGCCGGAGAGCATCGGCATCGTCATGGCCGCGTTTTCGGATTTTCTGAACACAAGCTACAACAGCACGCTGATTTCGGCGATTCTGGAGGCGCTGACCGTCGAAGGCTTCACAACCCAGTTCATCACGCGCTGCTACTCGCAGATGAACGCTGTGTTTTTCCGTAATGTCGTGCGCAGCTACCGGCTCAAGGGACTGCTGATCCCGGAGTTCGATATTTCGTATGCCGTTTCGCGCGAACTTGCTTCATTCGGTATCCCGGTCGTGTCGATCGGCAACCGGAACGGGGCGGAGATGCGCTGCAACATCTGCGTGGACGACTTTTCCGCCGGCTGCGATGCGGCGACCTATCTCTGGAGTCTCGGCCACCGGAGCTTCGGCTTCATCGGCATGTCGCAGCTCGATATCGGCCAGCGGCAGCGGCTGACCGGATTTCGTGAAACGATCCGTGAACTCGGCGGTCGCCCCGAAGATATCTGGATCAGGGAGTTCCGGCATATCGGGGACTCCACCACTCTCGCCGCCCTGGAGCTGAGCCGGATGCCGGAGCGTCCGACCGCGCTTTTTTCAACCAACAGCCTGATGACGCAGAAGCTGATCAGCGACCTGCACCGGCTCGGAATCGATACGCCGGAGGATATTTCTATCATCTCCTTTGAGGAAAATGGCGAGCTTGAATTCCTGAATACGCCGGTTACGGTCATCGCCCAGCCGACCCGCCAGATGGGCAAGGCCGCGGTGAATGCTCTGGTCCGGCTGCTGCACGGATATCCGGTCGAAGCCCGGCACAGGCTCGATTATGCGCTGGTGATCCGTGAAAGCACGCGCTCCTGCAAACCGCACAATCTCAATACGGAGGAAAAGAAATGA
- the dapA gene encoding 4-hydroxy-tetrahydrodipicolinate synthase, translating into MMKFEGVYTALVTPFRNGEVDYEALKKLVELQVAGRVSGIVPVGTTGESPTLSPQEHLKVIETVIETAAGRCQVIAGTGANSTEEAVFLTSEAKAVGADATLQVTPYYNKPTQEGLYRHFSTVADKVGLPVVLYNVPGRSGVPIAEATVARLAKNPVIMAVKEAAGSVDRVSAILDLCDITVLSGDDSLTLPMMSVGAKGIISVSSNLIPGEMSAMVRAALEGDFAKAYAYHRKYYPFFRDQFVETNPIPIKAAMAMAGLMAEEYRLPLCELSPEHREKLAATLKRCGILG; encoded by the coding sequence ATGATGAAGTTCGAAGGAGTTTACACCGCGCTTGTGACGCCGTTCCGCAATGGAGAGGTCGACTACGAGGCGCTGAAGAAGCTGGTTGAACTCCAGGTCGCGGGCCGGGTGAGCGGGATCGTTCCGGTCGGCACCACCGGGGAATCGCCGACGTTGAGCCCGCAGGAGCACCTGAAGGTGATCGAGACGGTGATCGAAACTGCCGCGGGGCGCTGTCAGGTCATCGCCGGTACCGGAGCGAATTCGACGGAGGAGGCGGTGTTCCTGACCTCCGAGGCGAAGGCGGTCGGCGCCGATGCGACGCTCCAGGTCACGCCGTATTACAACAAGCCGACGCAGGAGGGGCTTTACCGTCACTTTTCGACGGTCGCCGACAAGGTCGGCCTTCCGGTCGTTCTGTACAATGTGCCGGGGCGCAGCGGGGTGCCGATCGCCGAAGCGACGGTGGCGCGCCTTGCGAAGAATCCGGTCATCATGGCGGTCAAAGAGGCCGCCGGCAGCGTGGACCGGGTTTCGGCGATTCTCGACTTGTGCGATATCACCGTGCTCTCCGGCGACGATTCGCTGACGCTGCCGATGATGTCGGTCGGCGCAAAGGGGATCATCAGCGTCTCTTCGAACCTGATTCCGGGCGAGATGAGCGCGATGGTCAGGGCGGCGCTCGAGGGTGATTTCGCAAAGGCTTATGCGTATCACCGCAAATATTATCCGTTCTTCCGCGACCAGTTCGTCGAAACCAATCCGATTCCGATCAAGGCCGCGATGGCGATGGCCGGGCTCATGGCGGAGGAGTACCGCCTGCCGCTCTGCGAACTTTCGCCCGAGCACCGCGAAAAGCTCGCCGCCACGCTGAAGCGCTGCGGTATCCTCGGCTGA